In Devosia chinhatensis, the following are encoded in one genomic region:
- the ureG gene encoding urease accessory protein UreG: MSKSLNGPLRIGIGGPVGSGKTTLCEMLLKTMRDRYSMAVVTNDIYTQEDALILSRAQAISEDRIVGVETGGCPHTAIREDASLNLAAIDDLNRKFPDLDIILIESGGDNLAATFSPDLADLTIYVISVAQGEKVPRKGGPAISRSDLLVITHTDLAPYVGASLEIMESDTQKVRDGRPYVFTDLLRRESLDQIVGFIEKHGGFVAQAAE, from the coding sequence ATGTCCAAGAGCCTCAATGGTCCACTGCGCATCGGCATCGGCGGGCCCGTCGGCTCGGGCAAGACGACGCTCTGCGAAATGCTGCTCAAGACGATGCGCGATCGCTACTCGATGGCCGTCGTCACCAATGACATCTACACCCAGGAGGATGCGCTCATCCTCTCCAGGGCCCAGGCCATTTCGGAGGACAGGATCGTGGGTGTGGAGACCGGCGGCTGCCCCCATACCGCGATCCGTGAGGATGCCTCCCTCAACCTCGCTGCCATAGACGATCTCAACCGCAAGTTCCCCGATCTCGACATCATTCTCATCGAAAGCGGCGGCGACAATCTGGCCGCCACCTTCTCGCCGGACCTGGCGGATCTCACCATTTATGTAATCTCCGTCGCGCAGGGCGAGAAGGTCCCTCGCAAGGGCGGCCCGGCCATTTCCAGGTCCGATCTGCTCGTCATCACCCATACCGATCTGGCCCCCTATGTCGGCGCGAGCCTCGAGATCATGGAAAGCGACACGCAGAAGGTGCGTGACGGTCGGCCCTACGTGTTCACGGATCTGCTGCGCCGCGAAAGTCTCGACCAGATCGTCGGCTTCATCGAAAAGCACGGGGGCTTCGTCGCCCAGGCGGCCGAATGA
- a CDS encoding oxidoreductase, with amino-acid sequence MGKWTLAHMPSQQGKLAVVTGTGGLGYEDALALARSGADVILAGRSAQKGQAAIAQIKAAVPAAKVQFEKLDLASLASIRAFSERLGAQHDRLDLLINNAGVMVPPDRQVTEDGFELQMGTNYLGHFALTGGLMPLLRQSPSARVVSLSSVAARAGQIHFDDLQFQSNYVPMTAYGQSKIACLMFGLELQRRSEAYGWGVTSIAAHPGVSRTDLLHNAPGKTSVQGLARTYLWFLFQPAAQGALPTLYAATAPDARGGAYYGPDGLAETRGYPAEAKIPPQALDNDVARRLWDRSMELTGQAFS; translated from the coding sequence CGGTGGTCACAGGGACAGGTGGGCTCGGTTACGAGGACGCGCTGGCGCTCGCGCGGAGCGGCGCGGACGTCATCCTGGCGGGACGCAGTGCGCAGAAGGGACAGGCAGCGATCGCCCAGATCAAGGCCGCCGTTCCAGCAGCCAAAGTACAGTTCGAGAAGCTGGATCTGGCCAGCCTCGCCTCGATCCGTGCGTTCAGCGAGCGTCTCGGCGCCCAGCACGACAGGCTCGACCTTCTGATCAACAATGCCGGCGTGATGGTGCCGCCGGACCGGCAGGTGACCGAAGACGGGTTCGAATTGCAGATGGGCACCAATTATCTGGGCCATTTCGCCCTGACCGGCGGGCTTATGCCCCTTCTGCGCCAAAGCCCGTCCGCGCGTGTCGTCAGCCTGTCCAGCGTTGCGGCGCGAGCCGGGCAGATCCATTTCGACGATCTGCAGTTCCAGTCCAATTATGTGCCGATGACGGCCTATGGACAGTCAAAGATCGCCTGCCTGATGTTCGGGCTGGAATTGCAGCGCCGCAGCGAGGCCTATGGCTGGGGTGTCACCAGCATCGCCGCGCATCCCGGCGTTTCGCGCACGGACCTGCTGCACAATGCACCGGGCAAGACCAGCGTGCAGGGGTTGGCCCGAACGTATCTGTGGTTCCTGTTCCAGCCAGCGGCGCAGGGCGCATTGCCGACGCTCTACGCTGCGACGGCGCCCGATGCGCGGGGCGGGGCATATTACGGCCCTGACGGACTGGCCGAAACACGTGGATATCCGGCAGAAGCCAAAATTCCCCCGCAGGCTCTCGACAATGACGTGGCGCGTCGGCTCTGGGATCGGTCGATGGAGCTGACGGGCCAGGCGTTTTCCTAG
- a CDS encoding DUF3995 domain-containing protein, with amino-acid sequence MNMFIASFMFIGLFAVSMAHFLWALGRTWPIRDEKLLAQTVVGTAGVQHMPPRWASLGVAIATLAAGILALALADHDSGGAWLTITGCGLALLFLARGLVGYTGWWAAQTPEPNFRLNDRRVYSPLCLLLGLGYIALVVIRLS; translated from the coding sequence ATGAACATGTTCATCGCGTCCTTCATGTTCATTGGGCTCTTTGCCGTATCGATGGCGCATTTTCTCTGGGCGCTGGGGCGAACCTGGCCCATCCGCGATGAGAAACTTCTGGCCCAGACGGTGGTCGGCACTGCTGGAGTTCAACACATGCCGCCGCGCTGGGCTTCGCTCGGCGTGGCCATTGCCACCCTTGCAGCCGGCATTCTGGCGCTGGCGCTCGCTGATCACGATAGTGGCGGCGCCTGGCTGACCATCACCGGTTGCGGCCTTGCCCTGCTGTTTCTCGCCCGCGGCCTTGTCGGCTATACCGGCTGGTGGGCCGCCCAGACGCCCGAACCCAATTTCCGCCTCAACGACCGGCGCGTCTATTCTCCGCTCTGTCTCCTGCTCGGCCTGGGCTATATTGCCTTGGTCGTCATCCGCCTCTCCTGA
- a CDS encoding GNAT family N-acetyltransferase, with the protein MTLAEARPYARLRKSLDMPLSVPSWPDRVRPVRLDAADPRAVHAILSAAFDVAPFDIWHESLVTDSEYDPALCIVVRAEDGVIAGFVQCWTSAFIKDLVVAPPFRGQGLGLALMNEAFTIFARRGASHVDLKVARDNHVARSLYARLGMAEIPE; encoded by the coding sequence ATGACACTGGCCGAAGCCAGGCCCTATGCCCGGCTGCGCAAGTCGCTCGACATGCCCCTCTCGGTGCCATCCTGGCCTGACAGGGTACGCCCGGTTCGTCTCGACGCCGCAGATCCGCGTGCCGTGCACGCCATTCTCTCGGCAGCTTTCGACGTTGCGCCCTTTGACATCTGGCATGAAAGCCTCGTCACCGACAGCGAATATGACCCCGCGCTTTGCATCGTCGTCCGCGCCGAAGATGGCGTGATAGCCGGCTTTGTCCAGTGCTGGACCAGCGCCTTCATCAAGGATCTTGTCGTGGCCCCGCCCTTTCGCGGACAGGGCCTTGGCCTGGCGCTGATGAACGAGGCCTTCACAATTTTTGCCCGACGCGGTGCCAGCCATGTCGATCTCAAGGTAGCCAGGGACAATCACGTCGCTCGCTCTCTCTATGCACGCTTGGGCATGGCAGAAATCCCCGAATAA